GCGAAGTTTCTCAAGGATCTTTATTCTCAGCGGATGAGCCAGGGCATTAGCGATTTCGGCCTGCAAGTCGCGTCGATGTTTCATGGTATTATTATATGATTATATTTAAATATTCTCATATGTCAATAATTCCGATCGCCTTCATTGTGGGTTGCCGGGGTTAGGAATTGGGAAAAAAACTAAAAGGCCGTGCCGGCATCCAGCGGCAGCGATTGACCGGCTTTTTCCTTGTCCAGCACGGTCATGATCTTCATGCTCAATTTGTCGTTGAACACGATTATCTGGTCGCTTTTCAACTCGTATACTTTGAGATCCTTGAATTTTTCAGGCTGTTCCAGATAAAGGGCAAAAGTCACGTCATTCTTGACGACCTGGGCGAAGAAATCAATGAAGTCATCAAGCTTGAGTATTTTGCAAATCGACGGGATCGTGATCTTTTCGTCGATCGACTTCTTTGATCGATCTTTCTGCAGATCGACATTAAAACCGATACCGTCCGCCACGATCAGGCTCTCAATGCTTTTGATCGTGAATACGACCGGATACTTGAATTTATCCGTGAACTTGAAATTGTAATCGATCTCGAGGTATCCTTTGTCGATTTTCTTGCTTTGAATTATATGGATCGTCCCGAAAAGATCTTCGCCGCTGCCCAGCCAGTCCGGTAACTGCAAATGACTTTTATCCATCATGCCCCACCCCGGTATTTGATCTCACCGTTAATAATAACATAAGCCGGGCATCCTGTCAACTCCCGGTTCAGGTAGGGGGTGTTTCGGGACCGTGACCTGATCCTCTCCTCGGTCAACCGCCACCGTTTGGAAGGCTCGATGACCGTAATATCGGCCATGGCACCCGGCTTGATAACACCGAGGTCCTCGCCGATGACGCGCGCCGGGTTGATGGTCATTTTCTGGAGGACATCGATCCAGGTGAAATTCTCCTTGGTGATCAGTTCCGTTATGGTCATCGACAGAGCGGTTTCCAGTCCGGTCATGCCGAACGGCACCGAGGCGAATTCCAATTCCTTTTCCGCCTGCGTATGCGGCGCGTGATCCGTGGCGATCACATCGATCGTCCCGTCCTTCAGACCGGCAATAACCGCCTGGCGGTCATCCTCGGTCCGGATCGGCGGATTGACCTTGTAATTTGTATCGTATGTTTCCAGCAGAGTATCGCTGAACGTGAAGTATTGCGGGCAGGTTTCCGCGGTCACTTTGATGCCTTCCTTTTTTGCTCTCCGGATCAAGCCGACCGCGCCTTTGCTGGATACATGACAGATATGAAGACGCGCGCCGGTGAAATGCGCCAGGATCAGGTCCCGGGCAACCATGATATCTTCCGCGATCGATGGTGATCCGGCCAGACCCAGCCTGGTTGATATGATGCTTTCGTTCATCAATCCACCGTGGCTCAAGTCCTGGTCCAGGCAGTGTTCGAAAATGGGCACCCCGAATGTTTTTGAATATTCCAGTGCATGCCGCAGAACGCCAGCATCATAAACTGAATCCCCGTCATCAGAGAAAGCCTTGACGCCCGCTCTGACGAGCTCGCCGAACTCGCTGATCTCCCTGCCTTCGCGTTTCTTCGTGATCGCGGCAATGACGAACACGCGGCATAACCCGACACGCTGCGCTTCCCGCAGAACATAGTTCACGATCCCCTCGTTATCGATCGGCGGGTCAGTATTCGGCATACAGCAGATACTGGTGAACCCGCCACTCAAAGCGGCACTGCATCCGGATTCGATCGTTTCTTCATCCGGCCGTCCGGGATCACGGAGGTGACAGTGCAGGTCGATAAGCCCGGGCACCGCGATCATACCCTGGGCATCTATCACCTGGGCGTCACGCGCCGTGATATGGTCATCGATCCTGGATATTTTATTGCCCTGCACCAGGATGTCCGTCGTGCCGTCGAATTTTGTCTTGGGATCGATCAAACGGCAATGACTGATCAGTAAACTACTCAATCTTACCCCCCGCGAGGATGAACAGAACCGCCATTCTCATAGCAACGCCATTCTTGACCTGCTCCAGGATCACGGATTTAGGTCCGTCCGCGACCTCCGGGTCGATCTCCAACCCCCGGTTCGTCGGGCCGGGGTGCATGATAATACCTTTGGGTTTCATCTTTTTTACACGGTCTGTTGTCAGCCCGTACAGATTGCGGTATTCCCGCGCTGACGGGAATAATCCCTTTTCCTGACGCTCCAGCTGAATTCTCAAAGCCATCACGACGTCAAAATCACCGATGATCTTGTCGAGGTCGTGGCTGATCTCGACGCCAAGCTCCTCAATTCCGTAAGGCAGCAGGGTGGGAGGCGAACAAAGCACCACATCAGCGCCCAGTTTTTTCAGCCCGAAAATATTCGAACGGGCAACCCGTGAATGAGTGATATCCCCCACGATCAATACCCTCAGACCTTTTACTGCGGGGAAATGGTGGGCCATGGTCATGATATCAAGCAGCGCCTGGGTAGGATGCTCGTGCGATCCGTCACCGGCATTGACTACAAAACTGTCAATCCGCTCAGCTAAAAACTTCGCGGCACCCGCCGCCGGGTGCCGGACGACAACGCCATCGACCTTCATGGCTTCGATATTCCGCGCTGTATCCAGCAGGGTCTCGCCTTTTTTGACGCTGGAAGAGGTCGTTGAAAAATTCACCACATCGGCAGACAGCCTTTTTGCTGCCATGCTGAAGGAAATCATTGTCCGGGTCGATGGTTCAAAGAACAGCATCAGGATCGTCTTTCCCCGCAGTGCCGGTATGATTGGGATCGGCCGCTCGAGTATCTCGAGGAATTTCTCGGCCGTGTCCAGGTACTGCGTAATATCCTTGGCCGCCAGTTCTTCGATACCCAGAAGGTCGATCTTAGGATTCATGTTTTTCCTTGTCCGTGATCGTCAGCTGTTTTATTTTTATACTTGCTTCCCGTGCCATCTTGATGCGTGCTCTTAATTTGGGTGGTTTCTTTGCCTTTTTGGCGTTTTTCTGGTGGAGGACCACGAACTCGTCGCCGTCCAGATCCTTGATAAAAACATCCACGATCTCGTCCTTCGCGGTCGACACTTTCTTGCCCACGTAATCTGCCTGGATCGGCAGTTCCCGGTGACCACGGTCGACCAGGACCGCCAGCTGGATCGCCTTGGGTCTACCGAAATCGAGGATCTCTTCGATCGCGGCCCTGACGGTCCGACCGCTGAACAGCACGTCATCGACCAGGATCACGGTCTTTTTGTTGATATCAAATGTGATATTCGAACCTTCAATGATCGGCGTCTCTGAAACCAGCTGCAAGTCATCCCGGTACAGGGTGATATCGAGGGCGCCGAGTGGAAGTTTGATGCCTTCGCTTTCCTTGATGTAATCGACCAGCCGGCGAGCGATGAAATCGCCCCGCCGTTTAATACCGATGAATACTAAATTTCTTGAACCTTTGTTTCTTTCTATGATTTCGTGGGCGATCCGAACTAAAGCCCGCCTGATATCCTGGGTCTCCAGGAGGGTCTTCATCGGAAATAATTATAAGCAGAATCAAGGCCGTGTCAATACATATCGAATGCGCCAATTATTCGGTTTTCGACAAAACGTAGCCGCAGGCTTTAGCCTGCGTTGAAATATATTGATAATCCGAGATGATCCGCACCTTAAAAGGTGCGACTACATCAATTACTTGCGTCCTGATATCCTGGTACCCTGATCTGCTTATTACTGGCGTCTTACTGTGTCTTGAACTCCTTGACCAGCAGGTCGTCATAGAAATCCGCGTAGTAACTGACCCGGTCCTCCATCTGTTTGAGTTCATCGTAATCAAGCCCTTTGAGTTCCCGGTTCTCGGATATATACACCCACTCACCCCGCATGAAAAACTTGATCCCCATGAGCTGCCAGTTGATCTCCAGCAGTTTGCGGTAGAACGGCAGGATGTTCTTCGACGGCAGGGTCATGATCGGGCTGGAGATCTCGATATAATCGATGTCGTTCAGTTTGAAGATCTCGGTGTATATCAGCGCCGAACCGCGGTAAGCGGACCAGAACGTCTTGGGCTTCTGCCGGCACTGGTCAGGATTGAGCCCGTGGCTCGCCAGCAG
This genomic interval from bacterium contains the following:
- a CDS encoding dihydroorotase, whose product is MSSLLISHCRLIDPKTKFDGTTDILVQGNKISRIDDHITARDAQVIDAQGMIAVPGLIDLHCHLRDPGRPDEETIESGCSAALSGGFTSICCMPNTDPPIDNEGIVNYVLREAQRVGLCRVFVIAAITKKREGREISEFGELVRAGVKAFSDDGDSVYDAGVLRHALEYSKTFGVPIFEHCLDQDLSHGGLMNESIISTRLGLAGSPSIAEDIMVARDLILAHFTGARLHICHVSSKGAVGLIRRAKKEGIKVTAETCPQYFTFSDTLLETYDTNYKVNPPIRTEDDRQAVIAGLKDGTIDVIATDHAPHTQAEKELEFASVPFGMTGLETALSMTITELITKENFTWIDVLQKMTINPARVIGEDLGVIKPGAMADITVIEPSKRWRLTEERIRSRSRNTPYLNRELTGCPAYVIINGEIKYRGGA
- a CDS encoding aspartate carbamoyltransferase catalytic subunit; translation: MNPKIDLLGIEELAAKDITQYLDTAEKFLEILERPIPIIPALRGKTILMLFFEPSTRTMISFSMAAKRLSADVVNFSTTSSSVKKGETLLDTARNIEAMKVDGVVVRHPAAGAAKFLAERIDSFVVNAGDGSHEHPTQALLDIMTMAHHFPAVKGLRVLIVGDITHSRVARSNIFGLKKLGADVVLCSPPTLLPYGIEELGVEISHDLDKIIGDFDVVMALRIQLERQEKGLFPSAREYRNLYGLTTDRVKKMKPKGIIMHPGPTNRGLEIDPEVADGPKSVILEQVKNGVAMRMAVLFILAGGKIE
- a CDS encoding YbjN domain-containing protein, with the protein product MADNEKKEAPKPKPEPIDYAPYEKMVNDLLASHGLNPDQCRQKPKTFWSAYRGSALIYTEIFKLNDIDYIEISSPIMTLPSKNILPFYRKLLEINWQLMGIKFFMRGEWVYISENRELKGLDYDELKQMEDRVSYYADFYDDLLVKEFKTQ